In Hymenobacter sublimis, a single genomic region encodes these proteins:
- a CDS encoding RNA 2'-phosphotransferase, which yields MLSEKEATRLSKLLSLVLRHNPAHLGLTLEAQGWVEVDTLLAQAKAHQVPLTRENLQYIVETNAKQRFRFSEDQQRIRASQGHSVEVALGYSPVTPPTVLYHGTATRHQASIQQNGLQKMSRQHVHLSADIATARQVGSRHGQPVVFAVEAARMHADGHSFYQADNGVWLTEEVPAQYLQLLQG from the coding sequence ATGCTCTCCGAAAAAGAAGCCACCCGCCTTAGCAAGTTGCTCAGCCTGGTGCTGCGCCACAACCCAGCTCACTTGGGCCTGACGCTGGAGGCGCAGGGCTGGGTTGAAGTTGATACGTTGCTGGCTCAGGCCAAGGCGCACCAGGTGCCGCTCACCCGCGAAAACCTGCAGTACATTGTGGAAACCAATGCCAAGCAGCGTTTTCGTTTCTCCGAGGATCAACAGCGCATCCGGGCCAGCCAGGGCCACTCGGTGGAGGTAGCGCTGGGCTACTCGCCCGTAACGCCGCCTACTGTGCTGTACCACGGCACCGCCACCCGGCACCAGGCTTCTATCCAGCAGAATGGACTTCAGAAAATGAGCCGCCAGCACGTACACCTAAGCGCCGATATAGCCACTGCCCGGCAGGTAGGCAGCCGCCACGGCCAGCCAGTAGTGTTTGCAGTAGAGGCCGCCCGCATGCACGCCGATGGCCACTCATTTTATCAGGCTGATAATGGCGTATGGCTGACAGAGGAGGTGCCGGCTCAGTATCTGCAATTGCTGCAAGGGTAG
- a CDS encoding Gfo/Idh/MocA family protein: MTNSIQTGLLAFGMSGRIFHAPFIHTHPGFALRAVVERTRQQAAQAYPGVQSYGSVAELLADAALELVIINTPNNTHTELARQALLAGKHVLLEKPVATTPAELDELLQLAQERGLHLLAYQNRRWDSDFQLVRQVVESGQLGQLTEVHFRFDRYKAALNAKVFKEDPTTPGSGLSYDLGPHVLDQALSLFGWPERVHKTLASHRPGSQVDDYFHFHLAYPGGLNVFVTGSLLTAAPVPAYVLHGTRGSLHKQRADVQESQLDQGLLPTAAPYGQEPAGTEGQLTLMHEAEATTSAVAAPRGNYSGLFDAVYQTIREGEPFPVRAEELRWQLEILAGPAA; this comes from the coding sequence ATGACTAACTCTATTCAAACCGGCCTGCTGGCATTCGGCATGTCGGGCCGCATTTTTCACGCCCCCTTCATTCATACCCACCCTGGCTTTGCGCTACGGGCCGTGGTGGAGCGCACCCGCCAGCAGGCAGCCCAGGCGTACCCGGGCGTGCAGAGCTACGGGAGCGTGGCCGAGCTGCTAGCTGATGCGGCCCTGGAGCTGGTCATCATCAACACCCCCAACAACACCCACACTGAGCTGGCCCGACAGGCCCTGCTGGCTGGCAAACACGTGCTCCTCGAAAAGCCCGTGGCCACTACCCCCGCCGAGCTGGACGAGCTGCTGCAGCTGGCCCAGGAACGCGGCCTCCACCTGCTAGCCTACCAGAACCGCCGCTGGGATTCCGACTTCCAGTTGGTACGGCAGGTAGTGGAGAGCGGGCAGCTGGGCCAGCTCACGGAAGTGCACTTTCGCTTCGATCGGTACAAGGCGGCCCTGAACGCCAAGGTGTTCAAGGAAGACCCCACTACCCCCGGCAGCGGCCTTAGCTACGACCTCGGCCCCCACGTGCTCGACCAGGCCCTGAGTTTGTTTGGGTGGCCGGAGCGGGTGCACAAAACCCTGGCCAGCCACCGCCCCGGCTCCCAGGTCGATGATTACTTCCACTTCCATTTGGCCTACCCTGGCGGGCTGAACGTGTTTGTGACGGGTAGTTTGCTGACGGCGGCCCCGGTGCCGGCCTACGTGCTGCACGGCACCCGCGGCTCCTTGCACAAGCAGCGCGCCGACGTGCAGGAAAGCCAGCTTGACCAGGGCCTACTACCCACAGCCGCGCCCTATGGGCAGGAGCCCGCCGGCACGGAAGGCCAGCTGACTTTAATGCACGAAGCCGAAGCCACAACTTCGGCTGTAGCGGCGCCGCGGGGCAACTACAGTGGCTTGTTTGATGCCGTGTACCAGACCATCCGGGAAGGTGAGCCGTTTCCGGTGCGAGCGGAGGAGCTACGCTGGCAGTTGGAAATTCTGGCGGGGCCGGCCGCCTAA
- a CDS encoding DEAD/DEAH box helicase, translating to MNYQNATPIQEQAIPRILEGKDLIACAQTGTGKTAAYLLPLLDKISHAKHGTTSTLVLVPTRELATQIDEQVTGFGYFVEASSIAIYGGGKSEGWEQQKRALTSGADIIIATPGRLIAHMQMGYVKFEDLKYLVLDEADKMMDMGFSDDILNIVRQLPKERQTLLFSATMPNKIREFSQQILNQPEEIRLAVSKPAAGIDQQFYLAFDRQKIYLLEHIIKTQDVQSMVLFTSQKAAVGGIVRAINKLGIEARGISSDRTQEEREEIMRAFKNKQFPILVATDVLSRGIDIDSLSHVVNYDIPRAAEDYVHRIGRTARAATKGTAITFISDQDQDRVVKIEKLIEREIEKKNITEELGLGEAPEFDPKRFSGLRGKVGGRPERGGRSGGSGGGRDRGPRPEGERGPRGEGGRSGRGAHPGRGDGKPDAQQQERIAKAQAALAALDAGQAPAQPYQRPPREDRPEGSESRPRREPRPPRPEGEARPPREPRAPRPEGEVSTEPRAEGEKPEGQRRRKRGGRNRSGRGPRPEGGAAEATVVAPAAPSAE from the coding sequence ATGAATTACCAGAATGCCACGCCCATTCAGGAGCAGGCCATTCCCCGCATTCTCGAAGGCAAAGACCTGATAGCCTGCGCCCAAACCGGCACCGGCAAAACGGCCGCCTACCTGCTGCCCCTACTCGATAAGATTTCACACGCCAAGCACGGCACTACCTCCACCTTGGTGCTGGTTCCCACCCGTGAGCTGGCCACTCAGATTGATGAGCAGGTAACTGGCTTCGGCTACTTTGTAGAGGCCAGCTCCATTGCCATTTACGGCGGGGGCAAAAGCGAAGGCTGGGAACAGCAGAAGCGCGCCCTAACCTCCGGCGCCGACATCATCATTGCTACCCCCGGCCGCCTCATTGCCCACATGCAAATGGGCTACGTCAAGTTCGAGGACCTGAAGTATTTGGTGCTCGATGAGGCCGACAAGATGATGGACATGGGTTTCTCCGATGACATCCTCAACATTGTGCGGCAGCTGCCCAAGGAGCGCCAGACCTTGCTGTTCTCGGCCACCATGCCCAACAAAATCCGGGAGTTCTCGCAGCAGATTCTAAATCAGCCCGAGGAAATCCGTCTGGCCGTATCCAAGCCCGCCGCCGGCATCGACCAGCAATTCTACCTGGCCTTCGACCGCCAGAAGATTTACCTGCTGGAGCACATCATCAAAACCCAGGATGTGCAGAGCATGGTGCTATTTACCTCGCAGAAAGCGGCCGTGGGCGGCATTGTGCGGGCCATCAACAAGCTCGGCATCGAGGCTCGCGGCATCTCCTCCGACCGCACCCAGGAGGAGCGGGAGGAAATCATGCGCGCCTTCAAAAACAAGCAATTCCCCATTCTGGTAGCTACCGACGTACTCAGCCGCGGCATTGATATTGACTCCTTGAGCCACGTGGTAAACTACGACATTCCGCGCGCCGCCGAGGATTACGTGCACCGCATCGGCCGCACGGCCCGCGCCGCTACCAAAGGCACGGCCATTACCTTCATTTCGGACCAGGACCAGGACCGGGTGGTGAAGATTGAAAAGCTGATTGAGCGGGAAATCGAGAAAAAGAATATCACCGAAGAGCTCGGCTTGGGTGAAGCGCCGGAGTTCGACCCAAAACGTTTCAGCGGCCTGCGCGGTAAAGTTGGTGGCCGGCCGGAGCGCGGGGGACGTAGCGGGGGCTCTGGTGGCGGCCGCGACCGTGGCCCCCGCCCCGAAGGTGAGCGAGGCCCGCGCGGCGAAGGTGGCCGCAGTGGCCGTGGCGCGCACCCAGGCCGCGGTGATGGCAAACCCGATGCCCAGCAGCAAGAGCGTATTGCCAAAGCCCAGGCAGCCCTAGCGGCCCTGGATGCCGGCCAAGCCCCCGCCCAGCCCTACCAGCGCCCACCCCGCGAAGACCGTCCCGAAGGCAGCGAGAGCCGCCCCCGCCGGGAGCCGCGCCCCCCACGGCCGGAAGGCGAAGCTCGTCCGCCCCGCGAACCACGTGCCCCTCGTCCCGAGGGCGAAGTAAGCACCGAGCCGCGCGCTGAAGGCGAGAAACCGGAAGGCCAGCGCCGCCGCAAGCGGGGCGGCCGCAACCGCAGTGGCCGTGGCCCCCGCCCAGAAGGTGGCGCCGCCGAGGCCACAGTGGTTGCCCCAGCAGCTCCCAGCGCCGAATAA
- a CDS encoding 1,4-dihydroxy-2-naphthoate polyprenyltransferase, translated as MASSSSAASATPTSPAKAWLSAFRPRTLPLALASIMAGGFLAASHGQFRGAVVGLAALTTILLQILSNLANDYGDSQNGADSVHREGPQRAVQSGAISPQQMKKGMGVFGLLSLLSGLLLLWVALGTAGAWVFLAFFVLGLSAIWAAVNYTAGAKPYGYAGLGDLSVFIFFGIVGVCGTYFLQAYSQVEVWTQALPLPVLLPAAALGCFATAVLNVNNIRDIRSDELAGKITIPVRLGPVHARRYHWLLLLLGVGCAVVYVALTYHSPWQWLFLLAAPLLLRNATQVWQRQESMQLDPLLKQMALTTLVFTLLFGVGQVL; from the coding sequence ATGGCATCTTCTTCCTCGGCCGCGTCTGCTACCCCCACGAGCCCAGCCAAAGCCTGGCTTTCCGCCTTTCGGCCCCGCACCTTGCCGCTGGCCCTAGCCAGCATTATGGCAGGCGGGTTTCTGGCGGCTAGCCACGGGCAGTTCCGCGGCGCGGTGGTTGGGCTGGCGGCCCTCACCACCATTCTGCTCCAGATTCTCAGCAACCTTGCCAACGACTACGGCGACTCGCAGAACGGGGCCGACAGCGTGCATCGCGAGGGGCCGCAACGGGCAGTGCAAAGCGGGGCCATCAGCCCCCAGCAGATGAAAAAGGGCATGGGCGTGTTCGGGCTGCTCTCCTTGCTGAGTGGCTTGCTGCTGCTGTGGGTAGCCCTGGGTACGGCCGGCGCCTGGGTTTTCCTGGCCTTCTTTGTGCTGGGCCTGTCCGCCATTTGGGCCGCCGTAAATTATACGGCCGGCGCCAAGCCCTACGGCTACGCCGGCCTCGGTGACTTGTCGGTATTCATCTTTTTCGGCATAGTAGGAGTGTGCGGCACGTATTTTTTGCAGGCTTACAGCCAGGTGGAAGTCTGGACGCAGGCCTTGCCGCTGCCGGTGCTGCTGCCGGCCGCCGCCCTGGGCTGCTTTGCCACGGCCGTGCTCAACGTCAACAACATCCGCGACATCCGCTCCGACGAGCTAGCCGGCAAAATCACGATTCCGGTGCGCCTGGGGCCGGTACACGCCCGGCGCTACCATTGGCTGTTGCTGCTGCTCGGTGTTGGCTGCGCCGTGGTCTACGTGGCCCTTACCTACCACTCGCCCTGGCAGTGGCTGTTTCTGCTGGCGGCCCCGCTGCTGTTGCGCAACGCTACCCAGGTATGGCAGCGCCAGGAGTCCATGCAGCTCGACCCGCTGCTCAAGCAAATGGCCCTCACCACGTTGGTGTTTACCCTGCTGTTCGGGGTAGGACAGGTGTTGTAA
- the trpS gene encoding tryptophan--tRNA ligase — protein sequence MSRILTGIQSTGRPHLGNLLGAILPAIELSKNAANESLYFIADLHSLTTVRDAELLRQNTYAVAAAWLACGFDTEKNLFYRQSDVPQVAELTWYLSCFTPYPMLANAHSFKDKSDRLSNVNAGLFTYPVLMAADILLYDAEVVPVGKDQIQHLEITRDIAAAFNGRYGDTFVLPQARVDAELMTIPGLDGQKMSKSYGNIIDIFADDKSLLKTIRSIVSDSTPLEAPKNPDTDTTFKLYSLLATAEETADMRQRYEAGGFGYGHAKTALYELIVQRFAAEREQFNFYSNNLPEVDRKLAEGARKAQAYGSEVLNKVRERIGYLRR from the coding sequence ATGTCCCGCATTCTCACCGGCATTCAGAGCACCGGCCGCCCCCACCTGGGCAACCTGCTTGGCGCCATCCTTCCGGCCATTGAGCTGTCCAAAAACGCAGCCAACGAGTCCTTGTATTTCATTGCTGATTTGCACTCGCTCACTACCGTGCGGGATGCCGAGCTGCTGCGCCAGAACACCTACGCCGTAGCGGCCGCCTGGCTGGCCTGCGGTTTCGACACGGAGAAAAACCTGTTTTACCGTCAGTCTGATGTGCCCCAGGTGGCAGAGCTGACCTGGTACCTGTCGTGCTTCACGCCCTACCCCATGCTGGCTAACGCTCACTCGTTCAAGGACAAAAGCGACCGGCTCTCGAACGTGAATGCTGGCTTGTTTACCTACCCCGTGCTCATGGCCGCCGATATTCTGCTCTATGACGCGGAGGTAGTGCCCGTGGGCAAAGACCAGATTCAGCACCTGGAAATTACCCGCGACATTGCCGCGGCTTTCAACGGGCGCTACGGCGACACCTTTGTGCTGCCCCAGGCCCGCGTGGATGCCGAGCTGATGACCATACCGGGCCTCGACGGTCAGAAGATGAGCAAGAGCTACGGCAACATCATCGACATCTTTGCCGACGACAAGAGCCTGCTCAAAACCATCCGCAGCATTGTTTCGGACAGTACCCCGCTGGAGGCCCCCAAAAACCCGGACACAGATACCACTTTCAAGCTGTACTCCCTGCTAGCTACGGCCGAGGAAACTGCCGATATGCGCCAGCGCTACGAAGCCGGCGGCTTCGGCTACGGCCACGCCAAAACTGCCCTCTACGAATTGATTGTGCAACGTTTCGCCGCCGAGCGGGAGCAGTTCAATTTCTACAGCAACAACCTGCCCGAGGTAGACCGCAAGCTCGCCGAAGGTGCCCGAAAAGCCCAGGCCTACGGCTCCGAAGTGCTCAACAAAGTGCGCGAGCGAATCGGTTACCTCCGGCGGTAA
- a CDS encoding HAD family hydrolase — translation MVRTVIFDMDGVIVDTEPVHRYAYYCHFEELGIAVSDAEYATFTGRSTKNVYQHLKDKHHLGQPVEELVMMKREFFNRAFDEKPDLDLLEGVRALIEDLHAHGLQLILASSASHSTIDRVMRRFALGPYFSHLVSGEDFPRSKPDPAIFMHAASLSHAPQAECVVIEDSANGVTAAKAAGLYCIGYNSAHSPLQDLSHADLVVGHFNELTAARIAALETV, via the coding sequence ATGGTACGCACCGTTATTTTTGACATGGATGGAGTAATTGTAGATACGGAGCCGGTGCACCGGTATGCCTACTACTGCCATTTTGAGGAGCTGGGCATTGCGGTTTCGGACGCGGAGTATGCCACCTTCACGGGCCGCTCCACCAAGAATGTGTACCAGCACCTCAAGGACAAGCACCACCTGGGCCAGCCGGTAGAAGAGCTGGTGATGATGAAGCGGGAGTTCTTTAACCGGGCCTTCGACGAAAAACCCGACCTAGACCTGCTGGAGGGGGTACGCGCCCTCATTGAAGATCTGCACGCGCACGGCCTGCAGCTGATCCTGGCCTCTTCCGCGTCCCACTCCACCATCGACCGGGTAATGCGGCGGTTCGCGCTGGGCCCGTATTTCTCCCACCTTGTTAGCGGCGAGGACTTTCCGCGCTCCAAGCCCGACCCGGCCATTTTCATGCACGCGGCTTCCCTCTCGCATGCGCCCCAGGCGGAGTGCGTAGTCATTGAGGATTCTGCCAACGGCGTAACGGCCGCCAAAGCCGCCGGCCTGTATTGCATCGGCTACAACAGTGCGCATTCCCCGCTCCAAGACCTGAGCCACGCTGATCTGGTAGTGGGGCACTTCAACGAGCTGACCGCCGCCCGGATTGCCGCCCTTGAAACCGTGTAG
- a CDS encoding CaiB/BaiF CoA transferase family protein, whose product MTNEESAAALTDWQPRSTQASTPVAELPLSGLRVLELASVLAGPQVGQFLAELGAEVLKIEAPAGDVTRTWRTPAETAATTVSVYFSCANWGKQSRVLDLTTPAGRAEVHRLAVTTDIVLASYKPGDAEKLGVDYATLSALNPRLLYGHITGYGATARRAGYDAVLQAETGFMHLNAAGPGQEPQKMPVALIDLLTAHQLKEGLLTALYQRERTGRGALVQVSLWDSALASLANQATAALVTGHDPEPLGSGHPSIVPYGTVYQAADGVRLLLAVGTDHQFQHLCAVLSRPEWPQDARLHTNAARVAHRAELEELLRQRIAEVPGAELLGELQQRMVPAGAVRTVGEALAQAAAQPMLLPPSPEFPYAGLRTVAFRSSTWPVAERLPPPPMLNSAAPEVDQ is encoded by the coding sequence ATGACAAATGAAGAAAGTGCCGCGGCACTAACGGATTGGCAACCACGTAGCACGCAGGCTTCGACGCCCGTAGCAGAACTTCCCCTCAGCGGCCTGCGGGTGCTGGAGCTGGCCTCGGTGCTGGCCGGTCCGCAGGTGGGGCAGTTCCTAGCCGAGCTGGGAGCTGAGGTCTTGAAGATTGAGGCTCCCGCCGGCGACGTCACCCGCACCTGGCGCACGCCGGCCGAAACGGCTGCCACTACCGTATCGGTGTATTTTTCCTGCGCCAACTGGGGCAAGCAGAGCCGGGTCCTGGACCTGACTACCCCCGCCGGCCGCGCCGAAGTGCACCGCCTAGCTGTCACCACCGACATCGTGCTGGCTAGCTACAAGCCCGGCGACGCCGAAAAGCTGGGCGTGGATTACGCCACTCTCTCGGCCCTGAACCCGCGCCTGCTTTACGGTCACATCACGGGCTACGGGGCCACGGCCCGCCGTGCTGGCTATGATGCTGTGCTGCAGGCTGAAACCGGGTTTATGCACCTGAACGCCGCCGGCCCGGGTCAGGAACCCCAGAAAATGCCTGTTGCGCTGATTGATTTGCTTACGGCCCACCAACTCAAGGAAGGGCTGCTCACGGCCCTCTACCAGCGGGAACGAACCGGCCGCGGGGCCTTGGTGCAGGTTTCGCTCTGGGATAGTGCCCTGGCTTCGCTGGCCAACCAGGCCACGGCGGCCTTGGTTACGGGCCACGACCCCGAGCCGCTGGGCTCCGGCCACCCCAGCATCGTGCCCTACGGCACCGTGTACCAAGCCGCCGACGGGGTGCGCCTGCTGCTGGCCGTGGGCACCGATCACCAGTTTCAGCACCTATGCGCCGTGCTTTCGCGGCCGGAATGGCCCCAAGATGCTAGACTTCACACCAATGCGGCGCGGGTAGCGCACCGCGCGGAATTGGAGGAGCTGCTGCGCCAGCGCATTGCGGAAGTACCCGGAGCGGAGCTTCTGGGAGAACTGCAGCAACGAATGGTGCCGGCCGGCGCCGTCCGGACGGTGGGGGAGGCCCTGGCGCAAGCGGCAGCCCAACCCATGCTACTGCCCCCAAGCCCGGAGTTTCCGTACGCGGGTTTGCGCACCGTGGCTTTCCGCAGTTCTACTTGGCCAGTAGCCGAGCGCCTACCCCCGCCGCCAATGCTGAACAGCGCGGCCCCGGAAGTGGACCAGTAG
- a CDS encoding CPCC family cysteine-rich protein, whose protein sequence is MAYLQTSFQKGREVQLDSTCPACGYPTLGERNSWEICTICRWEDDGQDEEEADEVWGGPNGGYSLTEWRLEVATMLAALQTDSVDLQPEQKAIEAILRIIQVTIDTCQHTDIVALQKQIETLTLLFDKLNDGRISH, encoded by the coding sequence TTGGCTTATCTACAAACGTCGTTTCAGAAAGGCAGAGAAGTTCAACTAGATAGCACCTGCCCCGCTTGTGGCTACCCCACCTTGGGTGAGCGTAATTCTTGGGAAATCTGCACAATTTGTCGGTGGGAAGATGATGGGCAGGATGAAGAGGAGGCCGACGAAGTTTGGGGTGGCCCAAATGGTGGCTACTCATTAACAGAATGGAGGTTGGAAGTAGCAACTATGCTAGCCGCCCTGCAAACTGATTCAGTAGACCTTCAGCCTGAGCAGAAGGCAATTGAGGCCATACTGAGAATCATACAGGTTACAATAGATACCTGCCAACACACCGATATAGTGGCACTGCAGAAACAAATAGAAACGCTGACACTACTATTCGATAAGCTCAATGATGGGCGAATAAGCCATTGA
- a CDS encoding class I SAM-dependent methyltransferase — protein MLDRFSTQADLYARYRIDYPAALYQWLLPRVPGRERAWDCATGNGQVAVVLAGHFGQVEATDISAAQLAQAPALPNICYQQAPAEHPPFPAGSFDLVTVAQAVHWFDMAAFNEEVARVLRPGGVVAEWGYGLVSISPELDPLIREFYARTMRPYWDANRWHIDDEYARLPFPFARVEHARFTVQRQWSAEWFLNYLRTWSSVVKYEQQHGQDPVLRIAQELTQRWGPDERLVEFPVFARLGRKE, from the coding sequence ATGCTCGACCGTTTCTCAACCCAGGCCGACCTGTACGCCCGCTACCGCATTGACTACCCAGCGGCGCTGTATCAGTGGTTGCTGCCCCGGGTACCGGGGCGGGAGCGGGCCTGGGATTGTGCCACCGGTAACGGGCAGGTAGCGGTGGTGCTGGCTGGGCACTTTGGGCAGGTAGAAGCCACCGACATCAGCGCCGCCCAACTGGCCCAGGCACCGGCCCTGCCCAACATCTGCTACCAGCAGGCCCCGGCCGAACACCCGCCATTTCCGGCCGGTAGTTTTGACTTAGTAACGGTAGCCCAGGCGGTGCATTGGTTTGATATGGCGGCGTTTAACGAGGAAGTGGCCCGGGTGCTGCGGCCGGGTGGGGTAGTGGCGGAGTGGGGGTACGGGCTGGTGAGCATCAGCCCCGAACTCGACCCGCTTATCCGGGAGTTTTACGCCCGCACTATGCGCCCGTACTGGGACGCCAACCGCTGGCACATCGACGATGAGTATGCCCGGCTGCCGTTCCCATTTGCGCGGGTGGAGCACGCCCGGTTCACGGTGCAGCGCCAGTGGTCGGCCGAGTGGTTTTTGAACTACCTGCGCACCTGGTCGAGCGTGGTGAAGTACGAGCAGCAGCACGGCCAGGATCCGGTATTGCGCATTGCCCAAGAGCTAACCCAGCGCTGGGGCCCGGACGAGCGGCTGGTGGAGTTTCCGGTATTTGCGCGGCTGGGCCGGAAAGAGTAA